One Nitrospira sp. DNA window includes the following coding sequences:
- a CDS encoding Glycogen phosphorylase → MDEPPVKPPARVAYFSMEIGLDPLMPTYAGGLGVLAGDTLRSAADLEVPMVGVTLLHRRGYFYQRLDQKGRQSEEPVAWSIDDFAEPLDPQVSVEIDGRRVSVRAWRYHVIGMSGHTVPVYLLDTDLAGNSPWDRTITDSLYGGDAHYRLCQETVLGFGGFAILRALGYGDIFRYHLNEGHAALLVLALIEDAMGARLQNGEVPPEVIAKVREQCVFTTHTPVPAGHDQFPADLAHRVLGSRRCDLVRACQHQEGLNMTLLALRGSRYVNGVAMRHGEVSHSLYPGYPIHSITNGVHAVSWAAPSFQNLYDRRLPDWRYDQLSLRYAISIPGREIWAAHREAKLALVDAVNRETNAGFDHDVLTIGFARRATAYKRGTLVFHDVERLQRLAKEVGPIQFVFAGKAHPQDQAGKDMIHRIHDMRGLLPVAYLANYDMTLARLLCAGVDIWLNTPLPPMEASGTSGMKAAVNGVPSLSVLDGWWVEGHIEGVTGWSIGEKVETCLTPASDMDTCHAAALYDKLEHHVLPCFYGNREGFMEIMKHAIAINGAFFNTQRMVGQYLRNAYRLNGQPGHGV, encoded by the coding sequence ATGGATGAGCCGCCGGTGAAACCGCCCGCGCGGGTGGCGTACTTCTCGATGGAAATCGGCCTGGATCCCCTGATGCCGACCTATGCAGGAGGGCTTGGGGTTCTGGCAGGCGACACGTTGCGTTCCGCCGCCGATCTGGAGGTGCCGATGGTCGGCGTCACGCTCCTGCACCGGCGCGGCTATTTCTATCAACGGCTCGATCAAAAGGGTCGGCAGTCGGAAGAACCTGTCGCCTGGTCGATCGATGACTTCGCCGAGCCCTTGGATCCGCAGGTCTCCGTCGAGATCGACGGACGAAGGGTGTCGGTTCGCGCCTGGCGGTACCACGTCATAGGGATGTCCGGCCATACGGTCCCGGTCTATTTGCTCGACACGGATCTGGCCGGCAACAGCCCATGGGATCGGACCATCACCGATTCCCTCTACGGCGGCGATGCTCATTATCGTTTGTGTCAGGAAACGGTGCTGGGGTTCGGCGGGTTCGCGATCTTGCGCGCCTTGGGGTACGGGGACATCTTTCGCTATCACCTCAACGAGGGGCATGCGGCGCTGCTGGTCCTGGCCTTGATCGAAGACGCCATGGGGGCGCGACTGCAGAACGGAGAGGTGCCGCCGGAGGTGATCGCGAAAGTGCGGGAGCAATGTGTGTTCACGACCCATACCCCAGTGCCGGCAGGACATGACCAGTTTCCGGCGGACCTTGCCCATCGGGTCCTGGGGAGCCGGCGATGCGACCTGGTGCGAGCCTGTCAACATCAAGAGGGGTTGAACATGACCCTGTTGGCCCTGCGGGGCTCGCGTTATGTGAACGGGGTGGCCATGCGACATGGAGAGGTGTCCCATTCCCTGTACCCGGGCTATCCGATCCATTCCATTACGAACGGCGTACATGCCGTCTCCTGGGCCGCGCCCTCGTTTCAGAACCTGTATGACCGCCGCCTGCCGGATTGGCGGTACGACCAACTGTCGCTCCGTTACGCCATCAGCATTCCCGGCCGGGAAATCTGGGCCGCCCATCGGGAGGCCAAGCTGGCGTTGGTGGATGCCGTGAATCGGGAGACCAACGCGGGGTTCGATCACGATGTCCTCACCATCGGCTTCGCTCGCCGCGCGACCGCGTACAAACGGGGAACGCTGGTTTTCCACGATGTCGAGCGGCTGCAGCGGTTGGCCAAGGAGGTGGGACCGATTCAATTCGTGTTTGCCGGCAAGGCGCATCCGCAGGACCAGGCCGGCAAGGACATGATCCATCGCATTCACGACATGCGCGGGCTGTTGCCCGTGGCGTACCTCGCCAATTACGACATGACGCTGGCCCGCCTGCTCTGTGCCGGGGTGGATATCTGGCTGAACACGCCGCTGCCGCCCATGGAAGCCTCCGGCACCAGCGGCATGAAGGCCGCCGTCAACGGTGTGCCCAGTTTGAGCGTGTTGGACGGCTGGTGGGTCGAGGGGCACATCGAGGGAGTCACAGGCTGGTCGATCGGCGAGAAGGTCGAGACCTGTCTCACGCCCGCATCGGACATGGATACCTGCCATGCAGCGGCGCTCTACGACAAACTCGAGCATCACGTGCTGCCCTGTTTTTATGGGAATCGGGAAGGGTTCATGGAAATCATGAAACATGCCATCGCGATCAACGGCGCGTTTTTCAATACGCAACGCATGGTGGGACAATATCTTCGCAATGCCTATCGGTTGAATGGACAGCCCGGTCATGGAGTCTAG
- a CDS encoding ABC transporter, ATP-binding protein (cluster 9, phospholipid): protein MSEEQADSPVIEVSHVSTRFGRAVVHEDVSLMVVRGEVFAIAGGNGCGKTTLLREIIGLLTPTDGVIRLFGTDSRELQESDGRPLHRRFGVMFQQGALFSSMTLAENVAVPLREHTRLNAEVIRDIVALKIALVGLPQDSAGKYPSELSGGMRKRAALARAIVMDPELLFLDEPTAGLDPIIADGFDELLLNLKRLLGFTVVMVTHDLDTLWRLADRVAVLGNGRVVGLGTMEELAHSDDPLVHDYFHGPRGRAARLQYAGSVMHQD from the coding sequence ATTCGGCCGGGCGGTCGTGCACGAAGATGTGAGCCTCATGGTCGTGCGCGGCGAAGTGTTCGCCATTGCCGGCGGCAACGGCTGCGGGAAGACCACGTTGCTGCGTGAGATCATCGGGTTGCTCACGCCGACGGATGGGGTCATCCGTCTGTTCGGGACGGACAGTCGCGAGCTTCAGGAATCCGACGGACGTCCCCTGCATCGCCGTTTCGGGGTGATGTTCCAGCAAGGTGCGCTGTTCAGTTCCATGACGTTGGCGGAGAACGTGGCGGTTCCTCTCCGCGAGCATACGCGCTTGAACGCCGAGGTCATTCGAGACATCGTGGCGTTGAAGATCGCGCTGGTCGGCCTGCCGCAGGACAGTGCTGGCAAGTACCCGAGCGAACTCAGCGGCGGCATGAGGAAGCGCGCGGCGCTGGCCCGCGCCATCGTCATGGACCCGGAGCTGTTGTTTCTCGACGAGCCGACGGCCGGATTGGATCCGATCATCGCGGACGGGTTCGACGAACTGTTGCTCAATCTGAAACGGCTGCTCGGTTTTACGGTGGTGATGGTGACGCACGACTTGGACACCTTGTGGCGGCTGGCCGATCGGGTGGCGGTATTGGGGAACGGTCGCGTCGTCGGACTGGGAACGATGGAAGAACTGGCCCATTCCGACGATCCCCTCGTTCACGACTATTTCCACGGCCCGCGCGGGCGCGCGGCGCGATTGCAATATGCCGGATCGGTCATGCACCAGGACTGA
- a CDS encoding Heavy metal sensor histidine kinase: MSSFRTQFRLYTVALIAALLAVFNMLVYTGFHSLLQQYVDGRLFGFADTLAELIEQRPELLKRPDHEIVVPRGAQVTDERMKELREVSHSVHILALDGTVVWEGSAVVPRPSVDAALLERGKNGEVVYETIETSSGAPVRQVFVPIRQQDEVRYLLQAEESLVFFRRTHRSLMGLLMLGSVAVLTASWFGSGWLARKVLDPVEVLSRTAESISESALRSRVNLNAPFEEFERLAQAFNGMLDRLQKAAESQRRFTDYAAHEMKTPLTVMQGNLEVALQRSRSVEEYREVLVSNLEQVQRLIVLTRSLLTLARFAGDRPPVELVPLALEPLLRELIDDLTPVAEDRRIRLVLEQEPVGPVLGDAERLKQVFINLLDNALRYTDPGGTVTVHLGGLRGDVRVAVRDTGQGIAQEHLPLLFERFYRTDPARARDSGGHGLGLPIVKEIAEAHHGTISVESEVGKGSVFTLTLPAAQG; encoded by the coding sequence GTGAGCAGCTTCCGCACCCAGTTCCGCCTCTACACGGTGGCGCTCATCGCCGCGCTGCTCGCCGTCTTCAATATGCTCGTCTACACCGGATTCCACAGTCTGTTGCAGCAGTATGTGGACGGTCGCCTGTTCGGGTTCGCGGACACCCTGGCCGAACTGATCGAGCAACGGCCTGAGTTGTTGAAGCGGCCGGACCACGAGATCGTCGTGCCGCGCGGCGCACAGGTGACCGACGAACGGATGAAGGAATTGCGGGAGGTCTCGCATTCGGTCCATATTCTGGCGCTTGACGGGACGGTCGTGTGGGAAGGCAGCGCGGTGGTGCCGAGGCCGTCGGTGGATGCGGCCCTGTTGGAACGGGGCAAGAACGGAGAGGTGGTCTATGAGACGATCGAGACCTCGTCCGGGGCGCCGGTTCGTCAAGTCTTCGTCCCGATCCGGCAGCAGGACGAGGTGCGGTATCTGCTGCAAGCCGAAGAGTCTCTGGTATTTTTCCGGAGAACCCATCGAAGCCTCATGGGCCTGCTCATGCTGGGGTCCGTGGCGGTCCTGACCGCCTCCTGGTTCGGCAGCGGATGGCTGGCCCGCAAGGTGCTCGATCCGGTCGAAGTCTTGAGCCGCACCGCCGAGAGTATTTCCGAATCCGCCCTGCGTTCCCGGGTCAACCTGAATGCGCCGTTCGAAGAATTCGAACGGCTGGCCCAGGCGTTCAACGGGATGCTCGATCGGTTACAGAAGGCTGCCGAGAGCCAACGGCGATTCACGGACTATGCCGCCCATGAGATGAAGACGCCGTTGACCGTGATGCAGGGGAATCTGGAGGTGGCGTTGCAACGTTCGCGATCGGTCGAAGAATATCGGGAGGTGCTCGTCTCCAACCTGGAGCAGGTGCAGCGCCTGATCGTGCTGACAAGATCGCTCTTGACCCTGGCCCGCTTCGCCGGCGATCGGCCGCCGGTGGAATTGGTGCCGCTCGCGCTGGAGCCGCTGTTGCGAGAACTGATCGACGACCTGACACCGGTGGCGGAGGATCGGCGCATCCGGCTCGTGCTGGAGCAGGAGCCGGTTGGTCCGGTGCTCGGCGACGCGGAGCGCTTGAAACAGGTGTTCATCAACCTCCTGGACAATGCCTTGCGGTACACCGATCCGGGCGGTACCGTCACGGTGCATCTGGGCGGTTTGCGGGGCGACGTGCGCGTGGCCGTGCGGGACACGGGGCAGGGCATCGCCCAGGAGCACCTTCCGCTGCTGTTCGAGCGTTTCTACCGGACCGATCCCGCCCGCGCCAGGGATTCGGGCGGCCACGGGCTCGGCCTTCCCATCGTGAAGGAAATCGCGGAGGCCCATCACGGGACCATTTCCGTGGAGAGTGAGGTCGGCAAGGGCTCGGTCTTCACCCTGACATTGCCGGCGGCGCAGGGCTGA
- a CDS encoding Mannose-1-phosphate guanylyltransferase (GDP) yields the protein MGESLDPGGRRWSIVLAGGEGVRMQPAIRRWLGRTVPKQYCRFIGTRSMFQHTLDRMMRVTSPARTVVVVGRGHQEAWGQIGDRHPGMVLVQPRNVDTAPGIFLPLTYIRARDPEGTVVIAPSDHFVFPEERFLREVLYAVRAAEELTDRVVLLAARPEGPEPEYGWIKPHHELACFGARPVRAVKTFLEKPEPALAQLAYASGALWNTFLMAGKVDRFWNLGRRVLPKMMALFERLGEAIDTPKEAEVLRAIYERMPHLNFSRDLLAQVPGETAVMEMEGLWWSDWGSPERIIETLARLGNSDAPVVEHLKVAAADYRPAGMVDIVLERDEEDEAQVV from the coding sequence ATGGGGGAATCGTTGGACCCGGGCGGACGGCGTTGGTCGATCGTGCTGGCAGGGGGAGAAGGTGTCCGGATGCAACCGGCGATCAGGCGCTGGCTCGGCCGGACGGTCCCCAAACAATATTGCCGGTTCATCGGGACGAGGTCGATGTTCCAACATACCCTCGACCGCATGATGCGGGTCACGAGTCCTGCACGCACGGTCGTGGTGGTCGGGCGTGGACACCAGGAGGCCTGGGGACAGATCGGTGACCGGCATCCCGGGATGGTGTTGGTGCAGCCACGCAACGTTGACACGGCGCCGGGGATTTTTCTCCCCTTGACCTACATCCGGGCGCGTGATCCGGAGGGCACGGTCGTGATTGCTCCCTCCGATCATTTTGTGTTTCCCGAGGAACGGTTTCTCAGGGAAGTGCTCTATGCGGTCCGGGCGGCGGAGGAATTGACCGATAGGGTGGTGTTGCTTGCGGCCCGGCCGGAGGGACCGGAACCGGAGTACGGGTGGATCAAGCCGCATCATGAGTTGGCCTGTTTCGGCGCCCGCCCGGTGCGGGCCGTCAAGACATTTTTAGAGAAACCGGAGCCGGCCTTGGCACAGTTGGCCTATGCTTCAGGGGCCTTGTGGAATACGTTCCTGATGGCGGGGAAGGTGGACCGGTTCTGGAACCTGGGCAGGAGGGTATTGCCGAAGATGATGGCCCTCTTCGAACGCCTCGGCGAGGCGATCGATACACCGAAGGAAGCCGAAGTGTTGCGCGCGATCTATGAGCGCATGCCGCACTTGAATTTTTCACGCGACCTCCTCGCACAGGTGCCGGGTGAGACGGCGGTGATGGAGATGGAGGGTCTGTGGTGGAGCGACTGGGGGAGTCCCGAGCGGATCATCGAAACGCTCGCCAGGTTGGGCAACAGTGACGCTCCGGTCGTCGAACATCTGAAGGTTGCGGCGGCAGACTACCGGCCGGCGGGGATGGTGGACATCGTTCTGGAGCGCGATGAAGAGGATGAAGCACAGGTCGTATAG
- a CDS encoding ABC transporter, substrate-binding protein (cluster 9, phospholipid), with protein MEPKVNYVVVGAFVLLLGATVLGIILWLGKTDYRGVYDRYYVYTRESVSGLSVDSTVKYRGVDVGRVKEVVLNPENSEEVRVTLDIAGGTPVKIDTQAVLVTQGLTGLVTLNLTGGSRDAPPLTAGAGQAYPVIKSAPSLFGRLDGALSQLLSEQGLANLVTNLNGLAQNASSALDEENRKALRQMLKDLSEITRTLAARSGQVDRGVQSAAQAAEQAARLTEQLGKQLPLLLERVNKSAVGLQQMTEELTKTSRSVGDVIEAGKPSIERFSRQTLADTGLLIAELRQLTATLNRVAQQIERQPNVLVLGRSAQPKGPGE; from the coding sequence ATGGAACCGAAGGTCAACTATGTCGTGGTCGGCGCGTTCGTCCTGCTGCTGGGCGCGACGGTGCTGGGCATCATTCTGTGGCTGGGCAAGACGGATTATCGCGGGGTCTACGATCGGTATTATGTCTATACCCGGGAATCCGTCTCCGGGCTCAGCGTCGATTCGACCGTCAAGTATCGGGGGGTGGATGTCGGGCGAGTGAAAGAGGTCGTCTTGAACCCTGAGAACTCAGAAGAGGTGCGGGTGACGCTGGACATCGCCGGAGGGACGCCGGTCAAGATCGATACGCAGGCCGTGTTGGTGACGCAGGGGCTCACGGGGCTGGTGACGCTCAACCTGACGGGCGGGAGCCGGGATGCGCCTCCCTTGACGGCGGGCGCCGGGCAAGCCTATCCGGTCATCAAGAGCGCCCCCTCGCTGTTCGGTCGGCTGGACGGAGCCCTCTCGCAATTGCTGTCGGAGCAGGGCCTGGCGAATCTGGTGACAAATCTGAACGGTCTGGCCCAGAATGCTTCCTCGGCGCTGGACGAGGAGAATCGCAAGGCCCTCAGGCAGATGCTCAAGGATCTGTCGGAGATCACAAGGACCCTCGCGGCCCGCAGCGGCCAGGTCGATCGCGGGGTGCAGAGCGCGGCGCAGGCGGCAGAGCAGGCGGCGCGTCTGACGGAGCAGCTCGGCAAACAGTTGCCGCTGTTGCTGGAACGTGTCAACAAGAGCGCGGTAGGGCTGCAGCAGATGACCGAAGAGTTGACGAAAACGAGCCGGTCCGTCGGGGACGTGATCGAGGCCGGCAAGCCCTCTATCGAACGCTTCTCACGCCAGACCCTGGCCGACACCGGCCTGCTCATCGCCGAGCTGCGACAACTCACCGCCACGTTGAATCGCGTGGCGCAGCAGATCGAACGACAGCCCAATGTCCTGGTCCTCGGGCGTTCCGCCCAGCCGAAGGGACCGGGTGAATGA
- a CDS encoding Two-component transcriptional response regulator, OmpR family, producing MRILVIEDDADLAQFLRKGLEEEQHTVETAADGETGLILATDDNFDLLVVDVMLPKLDGLTLCRRLREKGKRTPILLLTARDAVEDKVAGLDAGADDYLTKPFAFTELVARVRALLRRGGPHAGSRLKAKDLEMDPASRRVWRGGKEIVLTSKEFALLEYLLRNRDIVLTRTAILERVWGLNYDPMTNVVDVYIRSLRVKIDRDFTSPLIATVRGVGYKLETGE from the coding sequence ATGCGTATTCTAGTCATCGAAGACGACGCCGATCTGGCGCAGTTTCTCCGCAAGGGGTTGGAAGAGGAGCAACATACGGTCGAGACGGCGGCCGACGGCGAGACGGGGCTGATCCTCGCCACGGACGACAATTTCGACCTGTTGGTCGTGGATGTGATGTTGCCAAAACTGGACGGCCTGACGCTGTGCCGCCGCCTCCGGGAGAAGGGCAAACGCACGCCGATCCTCCTCTTGACCGCCCGCGACGCGGTGGAGGACAAGGTGGCCGGTCTGGATGCCGGCGCGGACGACTATTTGACGAAACCCTTCGCGTTCACGGAATTGGTGGCGCGGGTCCGGGCCCTGCTCCGGCGAGGCGGGCCACATGCCGGCAGCCGCCTGAAGGCGAAGGACCTGGAGATGGACCCCGCGTCGCGCCGGGTGTGGCGAGGCGGAAAGGAGATCGTCCTGACCAGCAAGGAATTCGCCCTGCTGGAATATCTGTTGAGGAACCGCGACATCGTCCTGACCAGGACCGCGATTCTGGAACGGGTGTGGGGCCTCAACTACGACCCGATGACGAATGTCGTGGACGTGTATATCCGCTCGTTGCGGGTCAAGATCGACCGGGACTTCACCTCGCCGTTGATCGCCACTGTGCGCGGCGTGGGCTACAAGCTGGAGACGGGCGAGTGA
- a CDS encoding Universal stress protein family: protein MTTPLTTRILFATDFSDDAVRAQEYAMYLATAWDAKVDVLHVIEAPAWLNAAAATVAVVEQARKDAAQRLEQVYDHMVRSGISATVRQVVGNPAEQVALAARDNGADLLVLGMQGRTNLLYGLIGSTVERVVKDGPCPVLAVPGMRDEVGRPMDAHPHVPVRNILVAVDFSSPSLNAAEYAIQLANSLGCKLTLMHVLEPLCYDLDCGLGLIEQETRKRDHWNRQLSELKDLITSFGLPAEVEISGGFPSDAILAGMLRHRSDLVVMGTHGRRGVSDRRFGSVAEAVLRRATCPVLTVKQPKFASGHRRVVPHQMGAMETKGAEQ, encoded by the coding sequence ATGACGACCCCATTGACGACCAGGATCCTGTTCGCGACCGACTTTTCGGATGATGCCGTCCGCGCGCAAGAATATGCGATGTATCTGGCCACCGCCTGGGATGCCAAGGTGGATGTGCTGCACGTCATCGAAGCGCCGGCCTGGTTGAACGCCGCTGCCGCCACCGTCGCCGTCGTGGAGCAGGCGCGAAAAGACGCGGCGCAGCGGTTGGAGCAGGTCTATGACCACATGGTGCGCAGCGGCATCTCGGCGACGGTCCGGCAGGTGGTGGGAAATCCGGCCGAACAGGTTGCGCTCGCAGCCAGGGACAACGGGGCGGATCTGCTGGTGTTGGGTATGCAGGGGCGTACCAATTTATTGTATGGGTTGATCGGCAGTACGGTGGAACGGGTCGTGAAGGATGGGCCCTGTCCGGTCCTTGCCGTGCCCGGGATGCGCGACGAGGTGGGAAGGCCAATGGATGCGCACCCCCATGTTCCGGTCCGGAATATCCTGGTGGCGGTGGATTTTTCGAGCCCGTCGTTGAATGCGGCCGAATACGCCATTCAATTGGCCAACAGCCTTGGGTGTAAGCTCACGTTGATGCATGTGTTGGAACCGCTGTGCTACGACCTGGATTGCGGCCTTGGTCTGATCGAGCAGGAGACAAGAAAGCGAGACCATTGGAACAGGCAACTGTCTGAACTCAAGGATCTCATTACCTCCTTCGGGCTGCCGGCGGAAGTTGAAATCTCGGGAGGTTTCCCTTCCGACGCGATTCTGGCCGGCATGTTACGGCATCGATCCGATCTCGTCGTGATGGGAACGCACGGTCGTCGCGGGGTCTCCGACCGACGATTCGGAAGCGTCGCGGAAGCGGTGTTGCGCCGGGCGACCTGCCCGGTCTTGACCGTGAAGCAGCCGAAATTCGCATCGGGACACCGTCGGGTGGTTCCGCACCAGATGGGAGCCATGGAAACCAAAGGAGCAGAGCAATGA
- a CDS encoding Regulator of nucleoside diphosphate kinase → MTTRDIYITDFDLTRLRDVLKVRLNAKVRDRDHLDSLENELDRAHVVDPSAIPHDVVTMNSQVRIEDVDTGMENIYTLVFPSEASIAEKKISVLAPIGTALLGCRAGGTVDWPVPAGSRTVRIRDVLYQPEAAGDYHL, encoded by the coding sequence ATGACCACTCGAGATATTTATATTACCGACTTCGATTTGACCCGCCTCAGGGATGTGCTGAAGGTGCGCCTCAACGCCAAAGTCCGGGACCGAGACCATCTGGATAGTTTGGAAAATGAGCTTGATCGCGCCCATGTCGTGGATCCGTCTGCAATTCCCCACGATGTGGTCACGATGAATTCTCAGGTCCGGATCGAAGATGTGGATACCGGCATGGAGAATATCTACACGTTGGTGTTTCCCTCCGAGGCCAGCATTGCCGAGAAGAAAATTTCGGTTCTCGCGCCGATCGGCACCGCCCTGCTGGGCTGTCGGGCCGGCGGGACGGTGGATTGGCCTGTGCCGGCCGGCAGCAGGACGGTGCGCATCCGGGACGTGTTGTACCAACCGGAGGCCGCCGGCGATTACCATCTATAG